In Beijerinckia indica subsp. indica ATCC 9039, the genomic window TTCAGCAATCCGCGTACAATCGCTATGGTGCCCGAACTCAATCAGATCCTGGTCGCCGATAATGACTCGGCGGATGTAAAGGTTCTGGATGTCGCGACGCAGAAGATCATCCAGAGCATTCCCGTGCGTCCGGGTCCGGATGCCGCCTTCTATGACAAGAAGGAAAAGCTGTTCTACGTCGGCAGCGGCGGCAAGAAAGAGAAGAGCGAGAATTCATCCCTGAATGTCATTTCTGCGGATGACCATAAAGAAGTTGCTCGCATCGAGATTCCGAGCACCAATATTGAATCAATGGCCATGGATCGCGCGGAAGGCAAATTGTTCCTCAACTTGCGCGACAAGCAGGCGATCGGGGTCGTCGATCTCAAGACCCGCAAATTTGTGGAAACCTGGCAAATTCCGGGTTTGAACCTGAATACGCCGATGGCTTTTGATAGCAAGAACCATCGTCTCTTCGTGGTTGGTCGCAAACCCGGCAAACTCTTTGTCATCGACAGCACGAATGGCAAGCTTGTCTCCACGGTGGATGTCGTCGATACGGGTGACGACATGACCTATGACAAAGCTAATAACCGGATCTATGTCACTGGCGCCGAAGGTTTGAGCGTGTTGCGTCGCGACGATAATGATCATTTCACGGAAATCGAGCGGAAAGACACTAAGGGCGGTAAGGTTTCCGTCTATGTATCTAAGCTGCATCAATTCTACATCATGCATCCGAAGTCGGATGCGGATGATGCGGCGCTCGACATTTATAATGTCGAGGATGTCGCCAGCTCGAAATAAGAATTCTTGATTTGAGCGGCAGGAATTTCTTCCGGGAAAGCGAAGCGCTTCCCGGAAGTTTTTTATGAATGAAGAGCTTCTGTGGTTGGATGGGATCGTGCCGGGGAGCGACGGCTGATCCAACTTCTCAGACGATCGAGATAAAGATAGATGACAGGTGTCGTGTAAAGTGTGAGCGCCTGACTGACGAGCAGGCCGCCAACCATGGCATAGCCGAGCGGCTGCCGGATTTCCGAGCCCGTGCCTGTTCCGATCATGAGTGGAATGCCGCCGAGAACCGCCGCCATTGTCGTCATCATGATCGGTCTAAAGCGAAGCAGGCAGGCTTCACGGATCGCCTCCAATGGGGGGAGACCTTGGTTGCGCTCTGCCTCGATGGCGAAATCGACCATCATGATGCCGTTCTTCTTGACGATGCCGATCAAGAGGATGATGCCGATCAAGGCGATTAGGCTGAAATCATAGCCGAACAGGATCAAGGTCAAGAGCGCGCCGAGCCCCGCGGATGGCAGGGTCGATAAAATCGTCAGCGGATGAATGTAGCTTTCATAAAGCACGCCGAGGATGATGTAGATCACGATGATCGCCGCCGTGACCAGATAAGGTTCGCTGGCAAGCGAGGCTTGGAAAGCTTGTGCATTGCCCTGGAAATTGCCGGTCAGGGATGCCGGAGCACCCAATTGCATTTCGGCATCGTGGATCGCTGCCGTTGCCTGCCCGAGAGCGACACCGGGGGCGAGATTGAAGGAGAGGGTTACGGCTGGAAACTGGCTCTGATGGTTGATCGAAAGCAGCGCCGTCTTCTGCGTCGTCCATTTGACGAGTGTGTTCAAGGGGACAGGCTGGCCGGTGAGCGGCGAGTTGATATAAATTTCGTCAAGGGCGCCCGGCCTGTTCTGCAATTCGGGCAGGACTTCCATGACGACGTGATACGTATTGACCTGGGTGAAATATTGCGTCACCTGGCGCTGTCCAAACGCGTCATAAAGCGTATCATCGATCAATTGCGGCTGAATACCGAAGCGGGAGGCCTGATCACGATCGATCGTCAGGCTCAATGTGCCACCGCCTGTCTGCTGATCGCTCGCGATATCGCGCAATTCCGGCAATGTTTTCAGCTTGGCGAAAATCTTTGGCGCCCATTGATTGAGCTCCGCCAGATCCGCGTCTTGCAGCGTATATTGATATTGCGTGCGTGCCACGCGAGCGCCCACATTGAGATCTTGCGCGACCTGCATGAAGAGGGCCGCACCTTCGACCTTGGCCAGTTGCGGACGCAGTCTCTGGATGATCTGATCGGCGGAAATAGTGCGCTCGCTCTGCGGTTTCAACGTGATGAAGAAACGACCATTATTTTGCGTCTGGCTTCCATTGGCTCCGGCCGACATGCTGACGCTGGCGACGGCAGGATCCTTCATTACAATCTCCGCGAGCCTGCTCTCGCGCCGGATCATTTCGGCGAAGGACACATCCTGTGATGTTTCCGATGTGGCGATAATAATGCCGGTGTCCTGCTGCGGGAAAAAGCCTTTTGGAATGATGATGAAAAGGTAGAATGTGGCCACGAGCGTCGCGAGGAAAATCGCAAAGGTGATCCGGTGGTGCCGCAAAGCAATATCAAGAGTTTTTCGATAGCCGGCCAGCATGAGATCGAAGATGCGCTCGGACGCCATATAGAGGCGGCCATGCCGGACACCATGCTCGCTGCGAAGAAAACGCGAACACATCATTGGAGTGAGAGTCAGGGACACCAAAGCCGAGACGAAGATCGTCATCGTTACAGTAATCGCGAATTCGCGGAAAAGGCGGCCCACGATACCGCCCATCAACAGAAGCGGAATGAACACGGCGACCAGGGACAGGCTGATCGAAATAATCGTGAAGCCGATTTCCGCCGATCCTTTGATTGCGGCTTGCATCGGCGTCATCCCATCTTCGATATGTCGGTGAATATTTTCCAGCATGACGATGGCGTCATCGACGACGAAACCGACGGCGATGGTGAGACCCATGAGCGAGAGATTATCGAGACTATAGCCCATGACATACATGAGCGCGAAAGTGCCGACTAGCGCCAGGGGTACGGCCACGCCGGGGATAATTGTCGACCAGAAATTGCGGAGAAAGACGAAAATCACCGCCACCACGAGGCCGATGGTGAGCACTAAAGTGAACTGGACATCATCGACCGAAGCCCGGATTGTCTGTGTGCGATCGCTGAGAATGGCGACTTTGATGGTCGGTGGAATGGCCGCCTGGAGCCGAGGCAGGGCGGCCTTGATGGAATCGACGGTATCGATGACATTGGTGCCGGGCTGTTTCATAATTGGCAGCAGGATGGCCGGCTTGCCATTGGCCCAGGCCGCCATTTTGGTGTTTTCCGACGCATCGATGGCGCGGCCGATGTCGCGGATACGGACCGGAGCGCCATTGCGATAGGCGATGATAAAATCATTCCAGGGTTCGGCCTTCAGCTCCTGGTCGTTGGCATAGATCGTATAAGTGCGGGTTGCGCCGTCGATGCTGCCTTTTGGACTATTCGCCGTGGCATTGAGGATCGAGAGGCGAAGGTCCTCGAGCGACAGGCCGAGTGCCGCGACTTTGGCCGGGTCTACTTGAATGCGCACGGCCGGTTTTTGCTGGCCGCTGATCTCGACCATGGAAACGCCTGGAAACCGGCTGATATTCTGAGCCAGAATATTTTCGGCATAGTCATCGACAACAGTCAGCGGCATCGCGTCGGAAGTCACGGCGAGCACGATGATGGGAGCATCCGCCGGATCGACCTTTTTATAGGTTGGAGGCGTCGGAAGCTGTTTCGGCAATTGACCGCTAGCGGCGTTGATGGCCGTCTGAATGTCCTGCGCCGCGCCATCGATGTTGCGTGAAAGATCAAATTGAACACTGATCGTACTATAGCCGAGCGTGCTGCTCGAGGTCATTTGCGTCACGCCGGGAATCTGCCCGAACTGCCGTTCGAGAGGCTGTGTGACGGAGGAGGCCATCGTTTCAGGGCTGGCCCCGGGGAATTGGGTTGTGACTTGAATCGTCGGGAAATCGACCATCGGCAGCGAGGCGACGGGCAAGAGCGGATAAGCAGCGGCGCCGATCAACAGGATGCCCAGCATGAGCAATGAGGTCGCGATCGGCCGAAGGATGAAGGTCTGCGAGATGCTCATTGTCTCTCTCGTGCCGTCATAAGGGTGAAGCCAGGGGCTTTGCTATGCGCTTTTCAGCGCGATGCCTGAGTGGTTCGAGCTTCGACGCGAACCCCAGGAGCCAGGCGATATTGGCCAGCCGTGACCACTGGTTCGCCGAGGTGCAAACCGGCATTGACGATGGCAACACCATTGGCGATCTGGCCGATATCAAGGGGACGTATTTCGACGGTCTGATCCGGCTTGACGGCGTAAACATAATAGCCTTCAGGCCCGCGTTGCAGCGCGGTAGAGGGGATGATGATCGCCTCTGGTTGCGTCCGCGCGAGCAGACGGATGGACACGAATTCACCCGGCCAAAGGATACCATCCTGGTTCAGAAAAATACCCTTGAGACGGAGCGTGCCTGTCGTCTGATCGATCAGATTGTCGAGCACGGCCAGCTTGCCATCCGCCAAGGCCTGTTTGCCGTCGCGGCTCATCGCATGGATCGTGACGGGACCGGATTTCATCGCTGTCTTGAGGGTATCGAGTTGATTTTCCGGCAAAGTGAAAATGACGGAAATGGGATGGATCTGCGTGACGACGACCAGGCCCGTTGTATCGGATGCATGGACGATATTGCCTTGATCGACGAGCCTTATGCCGATCTCGCCATCGATTGGTGAGGTAATCGATGTATAGCCGAGCTGTGTTTGGGCATTTTCGATCAGCGCCTGGTCGCCCCGGATCTGTGCCTCTAACTGGGCGACCTGTGCTTTCTGGGTGTCGAGTTGCTGACGGCTCGCACCCATGTCGTTTTTGGTGAGATTGATATAGCGCTGCAAATCGAGGCGAGCATTGGCGAGCAGCGCTTCGTCCTGAACCTTTTTGGCCATGGCTTGATCGAGTGCCGCCCGATAGGGGCGGGGATCGATTTGCGCCAGGAGATCACCCGCCTTGACATCCTGTCCCTCCGTGAAGGCGACCTTTTGCAATTGACCATCAACCCGCGTCTTGATCGTCACGGTGTTGAAGGCTTGCACATGGCCGATGCCGGTCAAATAGACCGGCACATCGCGCTGTTCGGCAAGAGTGGTCTGGACCGGCACGGCCGGGGTGAGGGAGTCCCCTTTCGCGGCGATTTGTGAGCTCTCGGAGGCCCGCATGTGCCAGAGGGAATAGCCGCCGGCCGCGACAATGAGCGCAACAAAGCTGGGAAGAAGATAAGAGCGGCGGGGCCGCGTGGAGGGCTGTGCTTGCACGCGAAAAATCCCTATGACGACGATCGATGTGACGTCACATTAGGGCTGCCGGCAACCTAAACAAGATAATTTTTCTTAAGACTTGCTCGGTCGAAGGGACGATGATGTCTCGTATTATTTATGTCAAAAAAGACGAAGCTGAGATCAATTGGTCGGCTTGACAGAATGATCGGTTGAACGCTCCATTTTGCAAAGGAACGAAGTATGATGACAATAACATAACACTGCCTGCCGATCGTCTGGATCGGCAGGCAGTGTGTGTGTGTGCAGTCTTGTTTATGCTTTGTCGAAAAGAATACTTTAGCCGATTTCGATGATCAGGGGTTCGAGGCCGGAAATCGTTGCTTCGATCTTGTCACCCTTGACCACGGGGCCGACGCCAGCCGGCGTGCCGGTGAAGATCAGATCGCCCGGCAGGATTTCGACCTGTTTCGACAGATAATGGACGATATGGGGCACGTCCCAGATCATTTCGGAGACATCGCTGTTTTGGCGTAGCTCGCCATTGACCTTGAGCTGAATTTTGCCCTTGGTGATGATCCCCGTATACATTTCCGGGCTGATCGAGGAACAGGGCGCGGAAAAGTCGAAAGCCTTGCTCATTTCCCACGGACGGCCCTTGGCCTTGGCCTCACGCTGCACGTCGCGCTTGGTCATGTCGAGTCCGACCGCATAGCCGAAGATCATGTCATTGACCTTCTCGGGCGGAATATCCTTGCCGCCCATGTTCAGGGCGACGACGAGTTCGACCTCGTGATGCAATTCATTGGTGCCCGGCGGATAGGGCATGGTTTCGCCGTTCTGTAATATGGCGCCCGGCGGCTTCATGAAGAAGAACGGCTCCTCGGTCTCGGGATTGCTCCCCATTTCCTTGGCGTGATCACGATAATTCTGGCCGACGCAGAAAATGCGGCGGACCGGAAACGGCCTTGTCGACATGGACAGAAGCGAGACGATCTCTGCTTCGGCGAAGGCATAATCACCCATCGGATTGGACCTCGATTGACTAAAGTGGCCAAGGCGGGATGGCCGGTTCATGGCAAAGCAAGCGCCTTGCCAGGGGGAGGAAATTGGGAGCCCGGCAGTCCTTGCGGCCGAGGGTC contains:
- a CDS encoding YncE family protein — its product is MNRIFFQAIAAMSLVAAAQAATLSSDSPVSFVRSTSLPAVSGGFDHFAVDQKNDRLFVAAEKNKSIEMFELASGKHLASIGGFSNPRTIAMVPELNQILVADNDSADVKVLDVATQKIIQSIPVRPGPDAAFYDKKEKLFYVGSGGKKEKSENSSLNVISADDHKEVARIEIPSTNIESMAMDRAEGKLFLNLRDKQAIGVVDLKTRKFVETWQIPGLNLNTPMAFDSKNHRLFVVGRKPGKLFVIDSTNGKLVSTVDVVDTGDDMTYDKANNRIYVTGAEGLSVLRRDDNDHFTEIERKDTKGGKVSVYVSKLHQFYIMHPKSDADDAALDIYNVEDVASSK
- a CDS encoding multidrug efflux RND transporter permease subunit encodes the protein MSISQTFILRPIATSLLMLGILLIGAAAYPLLPVASLPMVDFPTIQVTTQFPGASPETMASSVTQPLERQFGQIPGVTQMTSSSTLGYSTISVQFDLSRNIDGAAQDIQTAINAASGQLPKQLPTPPTYKKVDPADAPIIVLAVTSDAMPLTVVDDYAENILAQNISRFPGVSMVEISGQQKPAVRIQVDPAKVAALGLSLEDLRLSILNATANSPKGSIDGATRTYTIYANDQELKAEPWNDFIIAYRNGAPVRIRDIGRAIDASENTKMAAWANGKPAILLPIMKQPGTNVIDTVDSIKAALPRLQAAIPPTIKVAILSDRTQTIRASVDDVQFTLVLTIGLVVAVIFVFLRNFWSTIIPGVAVPLALVGTFALMYVMGYSLDNLSLMGLTIAVGFVVDDAIVMLENIHRHIEDGMTPMQAAIKGSAEIGFTIISISLSLVAVFIPLLLMGGIVGRLFREFAITVTMTIFVSALVSLTLTPMMCSRFLRSEHGVRHGRLYMASERIFDLMLAGYRKTLDIALRHHRITFAIFLATLVATFYLFIIIPKGFFPQQDTGIIIATSETSQDVSFAEMIRRESRLAEIVMKDPAVASVSMSAGANGSQTQNNGRFFITLKPQSERTISADQIIQRLRPQLAKVEGAALFMQVAQDLNVGARVARTQYQYTLQDADLAELNQWAPKIFAKLKTLPELRDIASDQQTGGGTLSLTIDRDQASRFGIQPQLIDDTLYDAFGQRQVTQYFTQVNTYHVVMEVLPELQNRPGALDEIYINSPLTGQPVPLNTLVKWTTQKTALLSINHQSQFPAVTLSFNLAPGVALGQATAAIHDAEMQLGAPASLTGNFQGNAQAFQASLASEPYLVTAAIIVIYIILGVLYESYIHPLTILSTLPSAGLGALLTLILFGYDFSLIALIGIILLIGIVKKNGIMMVDFAIEAERNQGLPPLEAIREACLLRFRPIMMTTMAAVLGGIPLMIGTGTGSEIRQPLGYAMVGGLLVSQALTLYTTPVIYLYLDRLRSWISRRSPARSHPTTEALHS
- a CDS encoding efflux RND transporter periplasmic adaptor subunit; amino-acid sequence: MQAQPSTRPRRSYLLPSFVALIVAAGGYSLWHMRASESSQIAAKGDSLTPAVPVQTTLAEQRDVPVYLTGIGHVQAFNTVTIKTRVDGQLQKVAFTEGQDVKAGDLLAQIDPRPYRAALDQAMAKKVQDEALLANARLDLQRYINLTKNDMGASRQQLDTQKAQVAQLEAQIRGDQALIENAQTQLGYTSITSPIDGEIGIRLVDQGNIVHASDTTGLVVVTQIHPISVIFTLPENQLDTLKTAMKSGPVTIHAMSRDGKQALADGKLAVLDNLIDQTTGTLRLKGIFLNQDGILWPGEFVSIRLLARTQPEAIIIPSTALQRGPEGYYVYAVKPDQTVEIRPLDIGQIANGVAIVNAGLHLGEPVVTAGQYRLAPGVRVEARTTQASR
- a CDS encoding fumarylacetoacetate hydrolase family protein; protein product: MGDYAFAEAEIVSLLSMSTRPFPVRRIFCVGQNYRDHAKEMGSNPETEEPFFFMKPPGAILQNGETMPYPPGTNELHHEVELVVALNMGGKDIPPEKVNDMIFGYAVGLDMTKRDVQREAKAKGRPWEMSKAFDFSAPCSSISPEMYTGIITKGKIQLKVNGELRQNSDVSEMIWDVPHIVHYLSKQVEILPGDLIFTGTPAGVGPVVKGDKIEATISGLEPLIIEIG